AATGTTTCTTCCCAACAAATGCACGAAATCAGAAAGGCCTTGAGAGGTGATGCCGTCGTCTTGATGGGTAAAAACACCATGGTCAGAAGAGCCATCAGAGGTTTCTTGTCTGAATTGccagaatttgaaaaattgttgccATTCATCAAAGGTAACGTTGGTTTCATTTTCACCAACGGTGATTTAAAATCCATTAGAGACATTGTTGTTTCtaatgttgttgctgcACCAGCCAGAGCTGGTGCCGTTGCTCCAAAAGATGTTTGGATTCCAGCCGGTAACACTGGTATGGAACCAGGTAAGACCTCTTTCTTCCAAGCTTTGGGTG
The Candida albicans SC5314 chromosome 7, complete sequence genome window above contains:
- a CDS encoding uncharacterized protein (Putative protein of unknown function; transcription is positively regulated by Tbf1p; overlaps orf19.7015), giving the protein MVPSAILVGTPKAWKKEVLPGSIPVLPAGIQTSFGATAPASAGAATTLETTMSLMDFKSPLVKMKPTLPLMNGNNFSNSGNSDKKPSMALSTMVFLPIKTTASPLKAFSISCICWEETLSTPTTKIDLYSSNNSLNLEKY